In Flavobacterium lacustre, a genomic segment contains:
- a CDS encoding DUF6095 family protein, with translation MATNKEQLTKGIKYLAGALPLLFIGPVVIHNAFMNQQNIWHYLVLAIGIIACISAMYLMYWGLKTIMKGLFND, from the coding sequence ATGGCAACTAACAAAGAACAGTTAACAAAAGGAATTAAATATTTAGCCGGTGCATTACCGCTATTATTTATTGGTCCGGTCGTGATTCATAATGCATTTATGAACCAACAGAATATATGGCATTATTTGGTTTTAGCCATTGGAATAATAGCTTGTATTTCGGCGATGTATTTGATGTATTGGGGTTTAAAAACAATTATGAAAGGATTATTTAACGACTAA
- a CDS encoding ZIP family metal transporter has translation MNYLLPLLSVLLGYILALIIKPKDKTKLKLLLAFSGSFLLSITVMHLLPEVYENNNQNVGIYIMLGILFQIILEFFSKGAEHGHVHGHKKMLHMPWLLFISLCIHAFLEGFPVSHHHDLAIGIAIHHLPIAIILTTFFINSFLDKKEVFLFMATFAIMTPLGTVLSDYLPILNDYYTEITAVVIGILFHISSTIIFESSEGHKFNIAKVSMIIFGIALAYFI, from the coding sequence ATGAATTACCTTTTACCCTTACTTTCTGTTTTATTAGGCTACATACTGGCGTTAATCATAAAGCCAAAAGACAAAACTAAACTCAAATTATTATTAGCATTTAGTGGTTCTTTTTTGCTTTCGATAACGGTTATGCACTTATTACCCGAAGTGTACGAAAACAATAATCAGAATGTTGGAATATACATTATGCTTGGAATTTTATTTCAAATTATATTGGAATTTTTCTCCAAAGGTGCGGAACACGGGCATGTACACGGACACAAAAAAATGTTACATATGCCTTGGCTACTGTTCATCAGTCTTTGTATTCATGCTTTTCTAGAAGGATTTCCGGTAAGCCATCATCATGATTTAGCCATAGGAATTGCGATACACCATTTGCCAATCGCTATTATTCTGACGACTTTTTTCATCAATTCATTCTTAGATAAAAAAGAAGTTTTTCTATTTATGGCAACCTTTGCCATAATGACGCCACTAGGAACAGTCCTTTCGGATTATTTACCCATTTTGAATGACTATTATACCGAAATTACCGCTGTTGTAATCGGAATATTGTTTCATATTTCTTCCACTATCATTTTTGAAAGCAGCGAAGGACACAAATTTAATATCGCTAAAGTTTCAATGATTATTTTTGGAATTGCATTGGCTTATTTTATATAA
- a CDS encoding DNA topoisomerase IV: MKKIIVLLPLLLLFSCYNVENNCKDFKTGKFKFEYEVDGIKKTTVFERNDSIEVETFEGKTDTASIRWVNDCEYILQKLHPKNMLEEKAIVMKILTTSKNSYTFEFGMVGVDAKQRGTVTKISE; the protein is encoded by the coding sequence ATGAAAAAAATAATTGTACTGCTTCCGCTCCTATTGCTATTTTCTTGCTACAATGTCGAAAATAATTGCAAAGATTTTAAAACCGGAAAATTCAAATTTGAATATGAAGTGGATGGCATTAAGAAAACCACCGTTTTCGAACGCAATGACAGCATTGAAGTCGAAACTTTTGAAGGTAAAACTGATACTGCTTCTATCCGATGGGTTAACGATTGTGAATATATATTACAAAAATTACATCCAAAAAATATGTTGGAAGAAAAAGCAATCGTTATGAAAATTTTGACAACATCAAAAAATTCCTATACCTTTGAATTTGGGATGGTTGGCGTAGATGCAAAACAAAGAGGAACCGTAACCAAGATTTCCGAATAG
- the murQ gene encoding N-acetylmuramic acid 6-phosphate etherase, with translation MTFTKTTEQSSKYEHLEKMSVKELLFNINQEDQTVPLAVEKAMPQIASLVAEIVTKMKLGGRLFYIGAGTSGRLGVVDASECPPTFGVSFDLVVGIIAGGDKAIRRAVENAEDNATQAWIDLKAFDVNENDVVVGIAASGTTPYVIGGLQACNEHNISTGSISCNAESPLSQTAKFPIDVVVGPEFVTGSSRMKAGTAQKLVLNMISTAAMIQLGKVKGNKMVDMQLSNSKLVDRGVKMIMGEIPVSYEEASQLLKEYGSVRKAVDYYLTK, from the coding sequence ATGACTTTTACCAAAACGACTGAACAATCCTCAAAATACGAACATTTAGAAAAAATGTCGGTGAAGGAATTACTTTTCAATATCAATCAAGAAGACCAAACTGTGCCTCTTGCTGTAGAAAAAGCAATGCCGCAGATTGCCTCTTTGGTTGCCGAAATCGTAACAAAAATGAAACTTGGCGGACGATTATTTTATATCGGGGCAGGAACTTCAGGACGATTAGGAGTCGTTGACGCATCAGAATGTCCACCAACATTTGGCGTTTCATTCGATTTGGTTGTAGGGATAATTGCAGGTGGTGACAAAGCCATTCGCAGAGCCGTAGAAAATGCCGAAGATAATGCCACACAAGCTTGGATAGATTTGAAAGCATTTGATGTAAATGAAAATGATGTCGTTGTAGGAATCGCAGCTTCAGGAACAACTCCATACGTTATTGGCGGGTTACAAGCTTGCAACGAACACAATATAAGCACCGGAAGTATTTCCTGTAATGCAGAAAGTCCACTTTCGCAAACTGCAAAATTTCCTATTGATGTTGTCGTAGGACCCGAATTTGTTACGGGAAGCTCCCGAATGAAAGCAGGAACTGCTCAGAAATTAGTGCTCAACATGATTTCAACCGCTGCCATGATTCAACTCGGAAAAGTGAAAGGCAACAAAATGGTTGATATGCAATTAAGCAACAGCAAATTAGTCGATCGTGGAGTAAAAATGATTATGGGAGAAATTCCGGTTTCATACGAAGAAGCATCACAATTATTAAAAGAATATGGAAGCGTGAGAAAAGCAGTTGATTATTACCTGACTAAATAA
- a CDS encoding TerC family protein, giving the protein MEVFLNPDAWIALLTLTFLEIVLGIDNIIFISIATGKLPVESRKKATKIGMFLAMFMRIALLFGINLLIQMKKPWFTIDFSWLSAGITGQSVILFLGGLFLIYKSTKEIHEKVDIKGHEEQEISKAATKSLQSVLLQIIMIDLVFSFDSILTAVGMTNGVPGALYIMITAVVISVLIMMQFAVPVGNFVNKHPSIQILGLSFLILIGFMLLTESAHLSNALILGSHVTPVPKGYLYFAISFSLFVEILNMKMKKKE; this is encoded by the coding sequence ATGGAAGTATTTTTAAATCCCGATGCTTGGATTGCCTTATTGACCTTAACTTTTCTGGAAATCGTATTAGGAATCGACAATATTATTTTCATCTCGATTGCCACGGGAAAACTTCCTGTAGAAAGTCGTAAAAAAGCGACCAAAATAGGAATGTTCCTTGCCATGTTCATGAGAATTGCGTTGTTGTTTGGTATTAATTTATTGATTCAAATGAAAAAACCTTGGTTCACGATAGATTTCAGTTGGTTATCAGCAGGAATCACCGGGCAAAGTGTCATTTTATTCTTAGGGGGTTTATTTCTTATTTACAAAAGCACCAAAGAAATTCATGAGAAAGTAGATATAAAAGGGCATGAAGAACAAGAAATAAGTAAAGCAGCAACAAAATCATTACAAAGCGTGCTTTTGCAGATAATAATGATTGATTTGGTTTTCTCTTTTGACAGTATTCTTACTGCTGTCGGGATGACAAACGGAGTTCCTGGCGCATTATACATTATGATAACTGCAGTTGTAATTTCAGTATTAATAATGATGCAATTTGCTGTTCCTGTTGGGAATTTTGTCAATAAACATCCTTCAATTCAAATTTTAGGTTTATCCTTCTTGATACTAATTGGATTCATGCTATTAACAGAAAGTGCTCATTTATCTAATGCCCTTATTTTAGGAAGTCATGTAACACCGGTACCAAAAGGCTATTTATATTTTGCCATATCATTCTCTCTATTTGTTGAGATTTTGAATATGAAAATGAAGAAAAAAGAATAA
- a CDS encoding pentapeptide repeat-containing protein, whose protein sequence is MESLIHVQKTFEKVVYIDKRINHREFDDCVFKNSDFSNSDFSYNSFIDCEFIDCNLSMLNLGGTSLKTVRFKNCKLLGIQFNACEDFLFSVEFQDCVLDYSLFNNKKMPKTKFNSCSMKETSFIGTNLTNSVFDNCNLDNAIFNDTILAAADFTTAYNYKIDPEFNPMKKAKFSTRGIAGLLDKYDIKIE, encoded by the coding sequence ATGGAAAGCCTAATTCACGTTCAAAAAACATTTGAAAAAGTAGTTTACATTGATAAAAGAATTAACCACAGGGAGTTTGATGATTGCGTTTTTAAAAACAGTGATTTCTCTAACAGTGATTTCTCCTATAATAGTTTTATAGATTGCGAATTTATAGATTGTAATCTTTCGATGCTCAATTTGGGCGGAACAAGTCTAAAAACAGTTCGTTTCAAAAACTGTAAATTGTTAGGTATTCAATTTAATGCTTGCGAAGATTTTTTATTCAGCGTTGAATTTCAAGATTGTGTTTTAGATTATTCTCTATTTAATAATAAGAAAATGCCAAAGACAAAATTCAATTCCTGTTCGATGAAAGAAACGAGTTTTATTGGGACTAATCTAACGAATTCGGTTTTTGACAATTGCAATTTAGACAACGCTATTTTTAATGATACTATATTAGCTGCAGCCGATTTTACAACGGCTTACAATTACAAAATAGATCCTGAATTCAATCCGATGAAAAAAGCTAAATTTTCTACGCGAGGAATTGCGGGACTTTTAGACAAATATGACATTAAAATCGAATAA
- a CDS encoding DUF294 nucleotidyltransferase-like domain-containing protein, with protein sequence MKNTISHRVADFLKNFPPFNFLQQKEIETLSEQISIIYKEKDSVVFAENEETHSSFYVVHKGAVALRKGEKNDVLDMCDEGDIFGLRPLIANENYKMEARTYEESILYAIPIAIFKPYALENKAVGNFLIESFASNTRNPYSKSHRGKLYGDATGGELLDSDKNLLDLQPVKYSKKLITCSSTTTAKNIAEIMTKKNVGAILVVEDTLPIGIITDKDLRNKIVTGEYPITTSAAEIMTAPVITYPKKLTITQAQMAMMKSNISHLCLTKDGTTNTKAVGILSKHDVMVSLGNNPAVLIKAVKRAKKFKNIKPIRAGIMHLLQGYLDQNIPMTLTSKIITELNDACIKQVIAIALTKMKTPPPVKFAWLALGSQGRSEQLLQTDQDNALVYEDVPEELEAATKKYFLELATHVNKGLFDIGYEYCPAEMMASNPKWCLSLGQWKDLVYHWITNPGKNEVLLSFIFFDYSLSYGDSELVNNLSDSIFENIKANPVFYIHLVSGALQSPSPTGFFRQFLLEQDGANKDFFDIKRRALMPLTDAARVLIISHSVKSISNTPERFEKLAELEPANRELYLACSYSYKTLLKFRTKQGLLHNDSGQYIALETLSKLEKIKLKSTFKTIKELQELITIRFNVSNVL encoded by the coding sequence ATGAAAAATACAATCTCCCATAGAGTTGCAGACTTTTTAAAAAACTTCCCTCCTTTTAACTTTTTGCAGCAAAAAGAAATCGAAACACTTTCCGAACAAATATCAATTATTTACAAAGAAAAAGACAGCGTGGTTTTTGCCGAAAATGAAGAAACGCATTCTTCTTTTTATGTTGTCCATAAAGGAGCTGTAGCACTCCGAAAAGGAGAGAAAAATGATGTTTTGGACATGTGTGACGAAGGAGATATTTTTGGATTAAGACCACTTATAGCCAATGAAAACTATAAAATGGAAGCCAGAACCTATGAAGAAAGTATTCTTTATGCTATTCCTATCGCCATATTTAAACCTTACGCTCTTGAAAATAAAGCTGTAGGGAACTTTTTAATAGAAAGTTTTGCTTCTAACACCCGTAATCCTTATTCTAAAAGTCATCGCGGAAAATTATATGGTGACGCAACAGGTGGCGAATTATTAGATTCTGATAAAAATTTATTAGACTTACAGCCTGTAAAATATTCTAAAAAACTAATTACCTGTTCTTCGACAACCACAGCAAAAAACATTGCTGAAATCATGACCAAAAAAAATGTAGGCGCTATTCTCGTAGTAGAAGACACATTGCCAATTGGTATCATTACTGATAAGGATTTGAGAAACAAAATTGTAACGGGAGAATATCCAATCACTACCTCAGCCGCTGAGATAATGACAGCGCCTGTAATCACGTATCCAAAAAAACTGACCATCACGCAGGCTCAAATGGCCATGATGAAAAGTAATATCAGCCATTTATGTCTTACAAAAGATGGAACAACGAATACTAAAGCTGTTGGAATCTTGTCTAAACATGATGTCATGGTATCGCTGGGAAACAATCCGGCAGTATTAATAAAAGCTGTAAAAAGAGCAAAAAAATTCAAAAACATAAAACCGATACGAGCCGGAATTATGCATTTGCTACAAGGATATTTAGATCAAAATATTCCTATGACGCTGACTTCTAAAATCATTACTGAATTAAATGACGCTTGCATCAAGCAAGTCATAGCAATAGCATTAACCAAAATGAAAACGCCTCCGCCTGTAAAATTTGCATGGTTGGCATTGGGAAGTCAAGGACGAAGTGAGCAGTTACTACAAACAGATCAAGACAATGCTTTAGTTTATGAAGATGTTCCAGAAGAGTTAGAAGCAGCAACCAAAAAATATTTTTTAGAATTGGCGACACATGTCAACAAAGGACTTTTTGATATTGGCTATGAATATTGTCCGGCAGAAATGATGGCTTCGAACCCAAAATGGTGTTTGAGCCTTGGTCAATGGAAAGATTTAGTCTACCATTGGATTACTAATCCCGGGAAAAATGAAGTCTTATTATCGTTTATATTTTTTGATTACAGTCTTTCCTATGGCGATAGCGAATTGGTAAATAATCTCTCCGACTCTATTTTCGAAAACATAAAGGCGAATCCTGTATTTTATATTCACTTAGTAAGTGGCGCTTTGCAAAGCCCATCACCAACCGGTTTTTTCAGACAGTTTTTATTGGAACAAGACGGCGCAAACAAAGATTTTTTTGATATAAAAAGACGGGCTCTAATGCCTTTGACTGATGCCGCAAGAGTATTGATTATCTCACATTCGGTAAAATCCATCAGTAATACTCCAGAACGTTTTGAAAAATTAGCCGAGTTAGAACCTGCCAATAGAGAGTTGTATTTAGCCTGTTCCTACTCCTATAAAACCTTATTGAAATTCAGAACCAAACAAGGTCTTTTACATAATGATTCCGGGCAATATATTGCCTTGGAAACGCTCTCTAAGCTAGAAAAAATAAAGCTGAAAAGCACCTTCAAAACCATTAAAGAATTGCAAGAACTTATTACTATCCGATTTAATGTTTCAAATGTATTATGA